TTTGTCTCGACATTTATAAACATAGCAAAATACGAATATGGAGAAGATGTTGAACTGAGAAAATTTATTGTTGAAAAAGGTTCAGAGATTGATGGTAAATCTTTATATGAATCCGATATTAGGAAAAAGGTAGGATTAACAATTTTAGGCATAAAAAAAGGTGATAATTTAATTATAAACCCACCTTCGGATATTATTATTAATGCAGGTGACGAAATCTATGCTTTTGGTTCCGGCAGCCAGTTAAAAAGTTTAGAAAAAATGGTAAAAAATAAATAAATACCTAACGTTTTAAAAGTGGCTCATCTGTATATCCTGATAGAAAAGTATAAAAAATATGTTATAAAAGAATATGGTGTGTTAGATGATGAAAAAAGAGCAATCAAAACCTTTAACTTGCCAAAAATAGTTTCAACATATCTACTTTTGACACATTAAAGGTTGTAGCAAAAACATTCATTGAAATAGGGTGAGTAGGAAAATGGAAAGGGTAGTTATTACAGTGACGGGAAAAGATAGAACAGGGATAGTAGCAAATATTTCAAGTGTTCTTGCAGAGAATAATGTAAATATTTTGGACATAAGGCAGACAATTATGGATGATTTATTTACCATGATAATGCTTGTTGATATATCCAACGCAAAAGAGGATTTCTTAACTTTAAAAAAGAAGTTAAACGAAGTTGGAGAAAAAATAGGAGTCAAAGTTATAGCACAACATGAAGATATTTTCAAATATATGCACAGAATCTAAAAAAGAAAAAGAAACAAAAAAAAACAACAAATAACTTTTTATTTGGTTTAAGTCATCTACAAATATTTTTCACAACCATATAACTAAAAATTTCAATTGTTTTTGTATTCTTTGCTTAAGTTAATTTTTTATGGACATTGCGTTAACTTCGGGGATGACTATACAAATTATATAATTTAATTTCGAAATAATAGTTTCCTCTTTATTTTTTATTTTCTATGAATAATGTTTTAAAATAGTTTTAATCGAGTTTAAAACTTATTTATCTTTTTTTCTTTTTTTAAATATAGATAGTGATGTTATAGTCGTTTGTATATCCTCTGCATTTATTAACCCATAACAAATTTTTGATAGGGTTATATGGTTATGGTTATTTTCAAATAAAGTATAGCCATTCCTTTTAATTTTAATCAAGTTTTCAACCATTTATAATGCAAATAGCTATAAGTTGTGCTCTTGGTCAAAATGACCAAAAAATTTAAATAATGCTTGTTATTAATTATTATATAGAATATTATATAGAATTAATAGATTGTTGTTAGGTTATTTTGTGCAATCTTCCCCTATTCTAAATTTTTTGGCATCTCCAATGAGTTCAATTTTTTATTCTTGGGGGTATGATTCTATTTGAATTATGTGTTGTTAGGGTTGTTTAAATACAAGATGCGTTATGAAAAAATAATGCCATGACTAAATAAATTCATATTATACTCTTACAAACCACCCCAAATATAATAATTAATTATAAATAAAAATAAGAGGGGGTGATGGGGGTGGTTAGAGCACTAATTTTAGGACAAGGATTTGTCGCAAGTATTTTTGCAATAGGGGTAGAGAGGATTAAGAGGGGAGAAATTGATTGCTATGGAGTACCTTTGGCAAATGAACTCCCAATAAAAATTGAAGACATCGAAATAGTTGGAAGTTACGACGTAGATAAAAGTAAAATTGGGAAAACTATTTACGAAGTAGCTAAGAACTACTGGGATGGAGAAATTCCTGAAACTCTAAAAAATGTCACTATAAGAAAAGGAATACATTTAAGAAGTTTGAGAAACCTTCCTATTGAAGCTGAAGGATTGGAGGACGAGATGTCATTAAAAGAGGCTGTTGAAAAACTTGTAGAGGAATGGAAAGAACTTAAACCAGATGTCATTGTCAACACTTGTACAACAGAGGCATTTGTTCCATTTGGAAATAAAGAAGAACTTATCAAAGCAATTGAAGAAAACAACAAAGATAGATTAACTGCAACACAAGTCTATGCCTACGCTGCTGCACTTTATGCTAAAGAAGTTGGGGGAGCAGCATTTGTCAACACAATTCCAACATTAATTGCAAACGATCCTGCATTTGTTGAGCTTGCTAAAGAATGCGACTTGGTAATATTTGGAGATGATGGGGCTACAGGAGCTACACCATTAACCGCTGATGTTTTGGCTCACTTAGCTCAAAGAAATAGGTATGTTAAAGATATTGCTCAATTCAACATTGGAGGAAATAATGATTTCTTGGCATTAACAGACAAAGAGAGAAACAAAAGTAAAGAATACACCAAATCCAGTATTGTTAAGGACATTTTGGGATACGACACTCCACACTACATAAAACCAACAGGTTACTTAGAGCCATTAGGAGATAAGAAGTTCATATCAATGCACATGGAATACATAAGTTTCAATGGAGCAGTTGATGAACTTATCATAAACGGAAGAATAAATGACAGTCCTGCATTAGCTGGGCTTTTAGTAGACTTAGTCAGATTAGGAAAAATAGCAATTGACAAAAAAGAATTTGGAACAGTATATCCAGTTAACGCATTCTACATGAAAAACCCAGGTCCAAAAGACATGCCGAACATCCCAAGAACCATAGCATACGAAAAATTAAGAATGTGGGCAGGATTGAAACCAAGATGGCTCTAATTTTTTAACTTTTCAGTTTTTAAGAGTTAACTTTTTATACACAATAATGCTCACATTATCTTTTGTTTTTTCCAATGCAATTTTTAATAATTCATTTACAATATCTTTTGAATTGTTATTGCTACTTACAGTTTTTAAAATAGTTTCCTTTTCAACATAGTCATGAAGTCCATCAGAACTCATCAACAATACATCACCATCAATTAAATCCCATTCGTAATCATCTACCTTAAATTCATCCAATCCCAATGCTGATGTAATAATATTTTTCATTGGATGGTGCATTGCCTCTTTTTCTGAAATATGTCCCTCATCTATTAACGCCTGAACTAAGGAGTGGTCTTTTGTTCTAAAAACTATTTCTCCATCTCTGATTAAATAAGCCCTACTATCCCCACAATTTGCAATAATGCATTTATCTCCTTTAACTATTGCAGTTGTTAATGTTGTTCCCATCCCTTCCTTATCTCCAATGGCATTTTCTTTTATTTTGTTGTGTGCTGTATTGTATGCATCTTTTAAAAGTTTTTTTATCTCTTCAATTGACAAATTT
The sequence above is a segment of the Methanotorris igneus Kol 5 genome. Coding sequences within it:
- a CDS encoding ACT domain-containing protein translates to MERVVITVTGKDRTGIVANISSVLAENNVNILDIRQTIMDDLFTMIMLVDISNAKEDFLTLKKKLNEVGEKIGVKVIAQHEDIFKYMHRI
- a CDS encoding inositol-3-phosphate synthase, whose amino-acid sequence is MVRALILGQGFVASIFAIGVERIKRGEIDCYGVPLANELPIKIEDIEIVGSYDVDKSKIGKTIYEVAKNYWDGEIPETLKNVTIRKGIHLRSLRNLPIEAEGLEDEMSLKEAVEKLVEEWKELKPDVIVNTCTTEAFVPFGNKEELIKAIEENNKDRLTATQVYAYAAALYAKEVGGAAFVNTIPTLIANDPAFVELAKECDLVIFGDDGATGATPLTADVLAHLAQRNRYVKDIAQFNIGGNNDFLALTDKERNKSKEYTKSSIVKDILGYDTPHYIKPTGYLEPLGDKKFISMHMEYISFNGAVDELIINGRINDSPALAGLLVDLVRLGKIAIDKKEFGTVYPVNAFYMKNPGPKDMPNIPRTIAYEKLRMWAGLKPRWL
- a CDS encoding PP2C family protein-serine/threonine phosphatase, whose translation is MDFKKIINKGLKKIFEFVESKEEGNHKIPTKLDIEEKNNIDNKYNIEIPEKPQNIEIPKIEPKLSEIKSTENINRNEIIFEENNAYGVSHKGNRENNEDYILIKKIKDIYILAVADGIGGHNAGDVASKMAVDILEEVITKNYNENLSIEEIKKLLKDAYNTAHNKIKENAIGDKEGMGTTLTTAIVKGDKCIIANCGDSRAYLIRDGEIVFRTKDHSLVQALIDEGHISEKEAMHHPMKNIITSALGLDEFKVDDYEWDLIDGDVLLMSSDGLHDYVEKETILKTVSSNNNSKDIVNELLKIALEKTKDNVSIIVYKKLTLKN